The Streptomyces sp. 11x1 genomic sequence CTTCGACGCCCGCGAACGCACCTCGTGCCGCGACGTCCTGATCGCCCTCCTGGACCGACTGATCGCGGCGTCGGCCCGCTGAGCGGTGGGCACGGGCGCCCCGGACGGGCCATGGAGGAGCGCAGGAGTGCTCCTACTAGGCCCTGTCGTCGCATTCCCGCCTGCCCCGCGACGCCATGCACGCGCTCTCGACGCACCGGGCACCGACCCGAGTACGTCCGGTACGCGGGTCAGTGCCCGGCACGCCGAGAGCACGCTCCCCCGGTCTCGGCTCCGCTCGACCGGGAGGTACCCCCACGACGCCGCGGGGCCGCCCTTCGGGCGACGACGGGAATGTGACGACAGGGCCTAGAAGCGTCCTGAAGATCTTGAAAATGCGCCCGGCTTGCCCTACTTGATGGCGATTGACATTTACCGGCAATCCAGGGTGAGTCGGGCGGCCAGAGCAAGATCTTCAGCGGTCTCCTAGGGACGGACCTCCTCGCGCACCATCCCGGCCACGTGCTCGGTGATGGTGTCGAGGATGTCCGTCCACGCCGCGTCGTCGCCGAGGACCAGGAAGTTCAGGGTGAGGCCGTCGGTCATGGCGGCGAGGTAACGGGCCAGGACCGGTACGGGCACGGTCAGTTCGAAGCCCATCGACCTGCGCAACTGTTCGATGAGGTCGGCGTAGGTGACCTGGTACATCTCGTACTGGCGCCGGGCCAGGTGTTCGAAGCCGGGCTCGCGCAGGGCGTACTGGGTGAGTTCGTAGGTCAGCATGTGCTCGCCCGGGTGGGCGGAGACATGGTCCCAGTAGGCCTGGAAACCGGCCCGGACGGTCTCCCTGAGGGTGTCCCGGGGCCGGATCGCCTCCCGTACGAGGGTGACGTAGTGCCCGGTGATGGTGGTGATCACGGACTCGATCAGTTCCTGCTTCGACTCGAAGCAGTAGTGGAAGACGCTCAGTGACACGCCCGCCTCGGCCGCGATGGACCGGGTCGTCGTCCTGGGGACGCCGTCCCGGGTCATCGCGCGGATCGCGGCCTCGGTGAGCTGTCTGCGCCGCTCGGCCGACGGCAGGCGTGCCATGTGCGTTCCTCATCTCCCCCGTGGTCCGCGATCAGCCGCTGTAGACGCCTACCTCGTAGAGGGAGTAGCCCCAGTCGGTGCCGCGGTCGGTCCCGAGCATTCGAACATATCTGGCCGGCACGGCGGTGAACCCGGCCGTGTCCAGACCGCCGTCGCCGGAGGTCGTGGACCATACGGTCTTCCAGGTCGAGCCGTCGGTGGAGACCTCGATCCGGTATGCCTTGCCGTAGGCCCGCTCCCAGTCCAGCGTGACCTTCTTGATCACGCGCGAGGAGCCGAGGTCGAGCTGCAGCCACTGGCTGTCGCTCCAGTCGCTCGCCCAGCGGGTGGAGCCGTCGCCGTCCACCGCCCGGCCGGGCTGGTAGCTGGTGAAGGGGTTCGACTCGGACGAACTGGCCGTCGCCGACGCACCCTTGGCGAGGTTCACGCCCGCCCGGTGGGCCTCGGAGGCACCCCAGGTGCCCAGGTAGGACTCGGCGCCCTTGAAGAGGTCGTCCACCACGCCCTGGCCGCCGACGAGCCGGATGTCCTCGATCCAGTCCGGGACCATGCCCACATGGGCGGCACCGTCGGTGTTGTAGTTCCAGGTGCGCTGACCCGTGGTCTGCCTGTCGATCGTCGAGCCGCCGTCGACGCTCCTGAAGGGGTACGTCACCGGGTTGGAGGTGTTCGCGCCGCGCGGGGCGGGGTGGTCACCGATGCCGTTGAAGTCCGTACCGAAGCCGTAGCCCACGTCGTACTTGGCCCGCAGCGCGTCGGTGCGCTTCGCCTCCTCGCTGAACTCCGCCGACCCGTGCATGTACTGGGCGACGAAACCGCCGAGGGAGTAGACCCGCTCCGTCCAGTTCAGGTCCATCCAGCTGTGCGAGGACAGCACGCCCGGGTAGGACGCGGCCTCGAACATGTCCAGAACCTGGCCGGTGGCCTTGACGCTCATGTGGTCGATCTCGAGCATCATCTTGCGCTTCATCATGCCCTGCACGGCGTACTCACCGAGATCGGTCAGCCCCCGTACGTTGCACTGCGCGTTCTCGTCGTACTCCGGCACCTCGGTGCCCGCCGGCAGGTCCTCCTCGGCCTCCGTCGACGCCCCACCGATGGGGTTGTCCTTCTGCGGGCCCTTGCACTTCTCCGTCTGCCAGAAGGTGCCCGTCGACAGGAACTGGCCGACGTTGATCGCCGTACCGAGACCGTGCTCGTCGAAGCGGACGCCGCACAGCGCGTTGTCGAACTTGTGGCACAGGAACATGCTGCGCACACCCAGGTCGTACAGCTCGTCGAGGCCCTTGTCGATGTCCTCCTTGCTGCACTGCGGGATGTCGAGGATCTGCTTGCAGCCGAACGGCTCGGAGGTCTCCACGCCCAGGACGACGGCGAGCTTGCCCTGCTTGATCACCTCACGGGCCTGCGCGCTGTCGGTGACGATCCGGAACCAGCCCTTGCCGGTGCCGCCGTACTGCGCGTCGATGTACGCCTGGAGGTCGTACGTCAGCTTCGCCTGGAGCCGGATCGAGGTCATCTCGTCGCAGCTGCGGTCCTTGAACGGGTAGACCGAGCAGATCATCCCGTTGGTGACCAGGTCGTTGACCAGCACCCGCTGGCCGCCGCGCCAGGCGCGCTCGATCCAGGCGTAGTAGTTGGCCTGGTGGGTCATCGAGTCGTACGCCGGCCAGTCCTTGAACGTCGGGTAGCCGACCGGGTCGTGCTTGCCGTCGCCGCCGTGGGTGATGTAGTCGAAGATCGCGAGGGAGCCGTCAGGGTAGTGCTCGGGACAGTCCTTCAGCGCGTCCGCGATACCGGACGTCGAGAACACCTTGCCGCAGATGAGCCGGCCGCCGAACGCCTCGTTGGAGAACAGGTGGTTGTGCGCGTCGACGAACCCGCGCACGTCCCCCGCCGCATCGGTGCCCTTGAACGGCTCGCCCGTCACGTTGATCTGGGAGTCGGGCGACGGCCGTGAGGTGGGCAGCCACCATTCGGCGGTGGCGGCCGAACTCGACGACGGGCTGAGCAGCATGCCCATCGTGGTCAGGAACAGCGCCAGCACCATGAGGGGTCTGCGGCTGCGATGGGCGCGTGGAGTCCTGGTCATACTCACGTCCTCGGTCGGGGGTGCGCGGTCGATCGGCCAGACCGTTCCGGGACACGGTGAACATTCACGACGCCTCAGGCCTGCCCGGGCGCGTTTGTCATGGCTGGCACAAGCGATGTGACGAGAATCGCCACTGCGGTGATCCGAGTCAATAGTCCGGGACGGTTGACCTGGAGGCGCCCTCGGCCCTACGAGGGGGTGGCGCTTCGTCGAATTCCCGTGTGGGGGCGGGGGATTGCCGGGCGGGGCGGCGGAGTGCCGTGCGGCGGTGCAGGAGTTCCCCTGCGGAGTCGGGGGCCGTCCGAGGTGGTCGCTGACCTTTGCCCTGGGCGACGGGCGTCCTCGCTCGGGAAGGCGGGCGTACCGACTGCCGGATCACCAGCTGCGTGCTCAGCACCACGTGGTCGTCGCCGCCCGGGCGCTCCTCGTGCTTCAGCGCCAACCGGACCGCCGTGAGCCCCGGATCCTCGTACGGCACCCGGACCGTGGTCAGTGTGGGGGAGGGGTCGGCGGCGAACGGGATGTCGTTGAAGCCGATCAGGGGGACGTCGCCGGGGCGTCGAGCCGGCGTGTACTGCTCTGCCGAGACCTCTCTGTCGGGGCCGTCGATCAGTGCGACGCTTCGCTGGACGGCGCCGCACGTCCGCCGCGGCGCCGTCACGACAGCGGGACCGTGGAGCCCCTGTGCCACAGTCCGCGCGCGATGACTTGACGTGTACGCGTTCAAATGGGTGTATGGGAGCGCTCCCATGAACCCATGGCCCCCCCCGCCACCCTCCACCGCCCCACCCACACACCCGCCGTCCGACACTCTCGGCGCTCACCCCCACCTGGAGCCGCAGTGAGACCGACAAGCAGCACCCAGCGCAGGAATCCCCTCGGCAGCCTCCTGGCCGGGCTCGCGAGCCTGGTCGCGCTCACCCTCCTCGGCGTCCTCGCCCCGGCCGTCGCCCTGGCACAGCCGGCCCCCGGCGTCCGGGCCACCGGCCTGCACATCAGCGAGGGCCGGCTGCTGGAGGCAGGCGGCAACGACTTCGTGATGCGCGGCGTCAACCACGCCCACACCTGGTACCCGAACGAGACGCAGTCGTTGGCCGACGTCAAGGCGCTGGGCGCCAACACCGTCCGCGTCGTCCTCTCCGACGGGCACCGCTGGACGAAGAACAGCCCGGCCGACGTGGCGAACGTCGTCGCCCAGTGCAAGGCCAACCGCCTCATCTGCGTCCTGGAGGTGCACGACACCACCGGATACGGCGAGGAGGCCGCCGCCGGCACGCTCGACCACGCTGCCGACTACTGGATCGGCCTCAAGGGCGTCCTCGCCGGCGAGGAGGACTACGTCATCGTCAACATCGGCAACGAGCCCTGGGGCAACACCAACCCCGAGGGCTGGACCGCCCCCACCAAGGCCGCCGTGCAGAAGCTGCGGGCCGCCGGCTTCCAGCACACGATCATGGTGGACGCGCCGAACTGGGGCCAGGACTGGCAGGGCGTCATGCGCGCCAACGCGCAGTCCGTGTACGACGCCGACACCACCGGCAACCTGATCTTCTCCATCCACATGTACAGCGTCTTCGACACGGCCGCCGAGATCACCGACTACCTGGGCGCCTTCGTGAACGCCGGACTGCCCCTGCTCATCGGTGAGTTCGGCGGACCCGCCGACCAGTGGGGCGACCCCGACGAGGACACCATGATGGCCGCCGCCGAGCAGCTCGACCTCGGCTATCTGGCCTGGTCCTGGAGCGGCAACACCGATCCGATCCTCGACCTGTCGATCGGCTTCGACCCGACGCGGCTCAGCGCCTGGGGCCGGCGCATCTTCAACGGCGCCAACGGCATCGCGCAGACGGCGAAGGAGGCCACGGTCTTCGGCGGCGGCACCCCCGGTGACACCCAGCCGCCGAGCACCCCCGGCACCCCGGCCGCCTCGGCGGTGACGGCGACCTCCGCCACGCTCTCCTGGACCGCCGCCACCGACAACGTCGGCGTCACCGGCTACGACATCGTCCGGGTGAGCGGCTCCACCGAGACGAAGCTCGCGGCCTCCACCACCAACTCCGTCACCCTCACCGGCCTCACCGCCGACACGGCGTACACCTTCGCCGTCTACGCCCGGGACGCCGCCGGGAACCGGTCGGCGCGCTCGGCGACCGTGAACGTCACCACGGACGAGGGCGGCAACACCCCCGCCGGGAACTGCTCCGTGACCTACCGGGCCACCAACGAGTGGCCGGGCGGCTTCCAGGGCGAGATCGTCATCCGCAACACGGGCGCCACCGCCGTCAGCGGCTGGACCCTGGCCTTCGCCTTCGCCGACGGGCAGAAGATCACCAACATGTGGGGCGGGACCGCCGCACAGAGCGGGGGTGCGGTGAGCGTGAGGCCCGCCTCCTACACCTCCACCGTCCCGGCCGCGGGATCCGTGACGGTCGGGTTCACCGGGAGCAAGGGCACGACCAACACCGCGCCGACGGCCTTCACGCTCAACGGGGCGAGCTGCGCGATCAGTTGACCTCGCCCGGGTCGGGTGACCGTGCTTGCGAGGCGCCGGTTCCTGCCAGGTGGCCGTCCCTCGCGAGGTGACCGGCGGGGGCCTGCTCGCGGCCCCCGCCGGTCACGTCGGCGCCGGTCACGTCAGCGCCGTACGAGCGTGATCCGGTAGGTCCGGGTCCGTGAGCCGTCCTCGCTCTTCACCGTGACGACGGCGGTCGTCCGGCCGACGCGGTCCACCGTGACGGTCGCGTACGGATCGCGCGGCGTCGCGGTGACCTTCGCCCGGGCCGGGTCGTCGGCGGCCACCCGGTAGGCGGTGGTGTCGGGGTCGAAGGCCCCGATCGGCCGGCCGTCGACCTCGACGGCGGTGGCGGCGGGGTCCGAGGAGACGCCGGGGCTCTTGGCCAACACCTCGATCTCACCCATGGTGATGTAGCCGCCCTGACGCGCGGTCATGACCACGCGCACACCGGTCACCGGGCCCGCGTCGAGCGGGACGTCGATCACCGGGGTGCCCTCGGTGCCGACCGCGACGGGGTCGCCCGCGTCGGTCCACGGCCCGTTCTCCGCGGCCTGGACCTGCACCGTCAGCCTCTCCGGGAAGGAGACATTGGTCCCGTCCCGGTGGAAGTGTGCGACGACCCGGGTGAGGTCGCGGGCCTTCGGGAGGCCGAAGGTGATGGTGTCGGACGGATTCTTGGTGCCCGACCGCCAGTTGGACCAGGCCTTCTCCGCAGTGGTGCCGTTGCGCAGCCGCTCGGCGGAGTAGCCGCTCTCGGTGTAGGTGGCGCCCACGGAGACCTTCGGGTCGGTCGCGATGTTGCTCTGCGTCGCCTCGGTGACCTGGACGCGTACGGTGGCGTCGGCGGTGGTGCCGCCGACGACCTCGGCGCTGCCCGTCAAGGTCACCACCCCCGCCTCGTCGAACGCCCCCTCGGGTACCGCGTCCCAGCGCACCGGGAGGGTGGTCCGGCCGCCGTGCCGGCCGACGCCGACGACCGTGGACGGCAGCTCCGGGACGCCGCCCGCGTACGTCTTGGCGCGGCCGGGCAGGGTCGAGGCGATCGTGTCGACGGTGACGAGGACCTTCGCGGGGTGCGTCCTGCCGAGGGCGTCGGTCGCCTCACCCGTCACCCGCACCGTCCCGGGCTTGCGCCACTTCCGGTCCGACGGCAGTTCCCACACGACGGGCAGGCTGCCGCGGGCGCCGTCCCGGTACACCGGGGACACCGTCTCCGGCAGCTTCGGCCGCAGCCCGGGGACGGTGAACGCCTCGGCCCGTTCGGTGCGCAGCACGGTCTCGTCGGTCACCGTCCAGCGCTGGTTGGCGGCGGAGGTCGGGGTGTACGTCGACACCTTGGCGCCGTCGGCCGAGGACTGCCCGGTGACGTCGACGAGGCGGCCGGTGGCGGCGTTCACGAAGGTCCAACTGCCGTCGCCCGTGGTCGACATGATCCACTGGGCGGCCGCGGGGACCTCGCCGTCGGCCGGGTCCTCCAGAACGGCCTGGTTGTCACGGACCGCGAGCTGCCCGCCGGTGCCGGCGTTGGTGAGGGCGTACCGCTCGCGGTTGTCGCGGCCGGGGGTCAACTTCTCCACCGACCACAGCTGCCGGGCGCTCGCGGCGTCGGTGGTGCGGATGACGACGCCGGTGCCGTCCTCCGACGGGGTCAGCGACTTGCCGCTCTGTGCGCCCTGGAGCCGGTACACGTGGTCGGGCTGGACGAGGGCGGCGTCCTTCGCCACCCCGCTGACGCCGTCGACGAGGAAGGTGGTGACGGACTTGGCCGGCACGTCGAGGGTGGCGGCACGGTCCTTCACCCGGACCGGTGTGCCCTCGACGAGGGCCCCGTCGGCGCTCGTCACGACGGGGGTGACGGTGGCGCGGGAGGAGACCTTGCCGAAGCGCGAGAGGTCCAGGGTCACCGAGCGCCCGGTCGTGCCGCTGTTGACGTGGACCACGGAGGCCGCGCGGCCGGACTTCCTGACGGCGGCGACGCTGGAGGGGTCGTCGACCTTCACGAAGCGGTCGCCGGGACGGATGTGGTGGGTGAAGTTGCGAATGGTGTGGAACTTGGAGTTGGCCCGGACCGGGCAGGTCTCCAGGGTGTCCGTGGCCGTGCAGTTGAACGGCACATGGATGCTGCCCCAGTTCTTGCCGGCGGCGGCCTGCGGGATCGAGTCCTCGATCGGCTGCCAGAACACCCAGGCGGAGGGCTCCAGTTCCCGCATGTCGTCGACCATGCGGGTCGCGATCCCGAGCCCCGGTTCCATGCTCGTGAAGTCGGTGCCGGTGCCCCAGGTGCCCTCGACCTCGCTCATCCAGAGCTTCTTGTCGGCGCCCTTGGCGATGTCACGGGCGCTGGTGCGCATGCCGGTGCCGTAGGTGTGCACGTTCAGCTGGAGGACCGCCGCCCGCGCGGAGGCGTCGTACGCGTTCCAGTTCTGGGTGAAGATCGTGGGGTTGGTCTCGTCCATCGCCGAGATCTCGGCGTCGGTCGCCGCTGCCTGGAGCGCCTTGTCGAGCGCGAGGACGACCTTCTGCTGGAGCGCGGGGCCGGCGTGCGCGCCCTCCTGGCGGCCTCCGGTGGGTTGGCCGTTCGCGCCGATCTGGGTGCCCCAGTAGTTGGTGTTGGGCTCGTTCAGCGGCGCGATGGTGTCGAAGTCGATGCCGTGCCGCTTCTCCAACTCCTCGGTGACGCGCACCAGATACGTGGCGAACTCGTCGACGCGGTCGGCCCGGATCTGGTCCGTGTTCGCGTCGAAGCCGCCGGAGACATAGCCGCTGACGGTCTGGAACCAGGGCGGCGAGTTGCTGAACGCCTCCCAGGTGTCGACCTTGTCCTTGATCTGGTCGACCCACCAGCGCTGGCCCGAGTCGGCGTCCCAGTCCCAGTGGTCGGGGTTGTTCGGGTCCCACCACTCCATGTCCTGACGGGTGGTGCCCTCGGGGGCCTTCCAGAAACCGTCCATGGTCGCGCCGGCCTTCATGTAGTCCTTGCGGACGTCCGGGGCGTTGCCGCCGCCGATGTTGTAGCGCGCGATGGTGAGACCGAGGCCGTCCTCGCCGAACAGCATGTCGACGAGCCGTCTTCGGACGGGTTCCGGGTAGTTCCCCGTGGCGTTGGCGAACCAGACGAGGCTGGTGCCCCAGCCCTCGAACTCCTGCTGCCGGTACGACGGGTCGATCCGCACGGTGACCGCGCTCGACGTCACCGGGGCCGACGTGTCCGCGCTCGCCGGGGGCGCGGACACGAGGCTCGCGCCGAGGACCAGGGGGGCCGTGGCTGCCAGGGCCCGGGCGATGCGATGTCGTGGGGTCACGACACTCCTTCCACAACACAGAGGCGAACGCGATCTCGTTGGCATGCCCAAAACACGTGCTTGGCATTCAGGAAACTGAAAGCGCTTTCTAGCCCTTGTGTGCACGGATTCACGCGAATTCGCCTGACCCGGAACGTCCCCAGCGGCACCTGGACCGGCACGCGGGCCGCCGCCCTGGTCCGGCAGTACGACGGGGCGAACGCGAAGTCTCCACCGGGGTCGGCCATTTCTGGCCGTACGGGCTCAACTGCGACAACGAGTTCTCCGGCACGGCGGCCGACCGGCACGTCCGGATCGTCTCCGCGATGGTCAGCGACGGGCTCTGACTCCCGTGACGGCAGCGGCGGTTGGTGCCCGGTGACAAAGGCACGGACGGTGGCTGCGTTGTTGTGAGCACGGGGCGGTCGGGCCGCGCTCGCGGTCCTACCGTCCCCAGCATGAACACGACTCACAGCAGAGGAAAGACCTCACGACCACTGCGCAGCGCCGCGCTGGCGG encodes the following:
- a CDS encoding glycoside hydrolase; the protein is MTPRHRIARALAATAPLVLGASLVSAPPASADTSAPVTSSAVTVRIDPSYRQQEFEGWGTSLVWFANATGNYPEPVRRRLVDMLFGEDGLGLTIARYNIGGGNAPDVRKDYMKAGATMDGFWKAPEGTTRQDMEWWDPNNPDHWDWDADSGQRWWVDQIKDKVDTWEAFSNSPPWFQTVSGYVSGGFDANTDQIRADRVDEFATYLVRVTEELEKRHGIDFDTIAPLNEPNTNYWGTQIGANGQPTGGRQEGAHAGPALQQKVVLALDKALQAAATDAEISAMDETNPTIFTQNWNAYDASARAAVLQLNVHTYGTGMRTSARDIAKGADKKLWMSEVEGTWGTGTDFTSMEPGLGIATRMVDDMRELEPSAWVFWQPIEDSIPQAAAGKNWGSIHVPFNCTATDTLETCPVRANSKFHTIRNFTHHIRPGDRFVKVDDPSSVAAVRKSGRAASVVHVNSGTTGRSVTLDLSRFGKVSSRATVTPVVTSADGALVEGTPVRVKDRAATLDVPAKSVTTFLVDGVSGVAKDAALVQPDHVYRLQGAQSGKSLTPSEDGTGVVIRTTDAASARQLWSVEKLTPGRDNRERYALTNAGTGGQLAVRDNQAVLEDPADGEVPAAAQWIMSTTGDGSWTFVNAATGRLVDVTGQSSADGAKVSTYTPTSAANQRWTVTDETVLRTERAEAFTVPGLRPKLPETVSPVYRDGARGSLPVVWELPSDRKWRKPGTVRVTGEATDALGRTHPAKVLVTVDTIASTLPGRAKTYAGGVPELPSTVVGVGRHGGRTTLPVRWDAVPEGAFDEAGVVTLTGSAEVVGGTTADATVRVQVTEATQSNIATDPKVSVGATYTESGYSAERLRNGTTAEKAWSNWRSGTKNPSDTITFGLPKARDLTRVVAHFHRDGTNVSFPERLTVQVQAAENGPWTDAGDPVAVGTEGTPVIDVPLDAGPVTGVRVVMTARQGGYITMGEIEVLAKSPGVSSDPAATAVEVDGRPIGAFDPDTTAYRVAADDPARAKVTATPRDPYATVTVDRVGRTTAVVTVKSEDGSRTRTYRITLVRR
- a CDS encoding discoidin domain-containing protein, with the translated sequence MTRTPRAHRSRRPLMVLALFLTTMGMLLSPSSSSAATAEWWLPTSRPSPDSQINVTGEPFKGTDAAGDVRGFVDAHNHLFSNEAFGGRLICGKVFSTSGIADALKDCPEHYPDGSLAIFDYITHGGDGKHDPVGYPTFKDWPAYDSMTHQANYYAWIERAWRGGQRVLVNDLVTNGMICSVYPFKDRSCDEMTSIRLQAKLTYDLQAYIDAQYGGTGKGWFRIVTDSAQAREVIKQGKLAVVLGVETSEPFGCKQILDIPQCSKEDIDKGLDELYDLGVRSMFLCHKFDNALCGVRFDEHGLGTAINVGQFLSTGTFWQTEKCKGPQKDNPIGGASTEAEEDLPAGTEVPEYDENAQCNVRGLTDLGEYAVQGMMKRKMMLEIDHMSVKATGQVLDMFEAASYPGVLSSHSWMDLNWTERVYSLGGFVAQYMHGSAEFSEEAKRTDALRAKYDVGYGFGTDFNGIGDHPAPRGANTSNPVTYPFRSVDGGSTIDRQTTGQRTWNYNTDGAAHVGMVPDWIEDIRLVGGQGVVDDLFKGAESYLGTWGASEAHRAGVNLAKGASATASSSESNPFTSYQPGRAVDGDGSTRWASDWSDSQWLQLDLGSSRVIKKVTLDWERAYGKAYRIEVSTDGSTWKTVWSTTSGDGGLDTAGFTAVPARYVRMLGTDRGTDWGYSLYEVGVYSG
- a CDS encoding TetR/AcrR family transcriptional regulator, whose protein sequence is MARLPSAERRRQLTEAAIRAMTRDGVPRTTTRSIAAEAGVSLSVFHYCFESKQELIESVITTITGHYVTLVREAIRPRDTLRETVRAGFQAYWDHVSAHPGEHMLTYELTQYALREPGFEHLARRQYEMYQVTYADLIEQLRRSMGFELTVPVPVLARYLAAMTDGLTLNFLVLGDDAAWTDILDTITEHVAGMVREEVRP
- a CDS encoding cellulase family glycosylhydrolase yields the protein MRPTSSTQRRNPLGSLLAGLASLVALTLLGVLAPAVALAQPAPGVRATGLHISEGRLLEAGGNDFVMRGVNHAHTWYPNETQSLADVKALGANTVRVVLSDGHRWTKNSPADVANVVAQCKANRLICVLEVHDTTGYGEEAAAGTLDHAADYWIGLKGVLAGEEDYVIVNIGNEPWGNTNPEGWTAPTKAAVQKLRAAGFQHTIMVDAPNWGQDWQGVMRANAQSVYDADTTGNLIFSIHMYSVFDTAAEITDYLGAFVNAGLPLLIGEFGGPADQWGDPDEDTMMAAAEQLDLGYLAWSWSGNTDPILDLSIGFDPTRLSAWGRRIFNGANGIAQTAKEATVFGGGTPGDTQPPSTPGTPAASAVTATSATLSWTAATDNVGVTGYDIVRVSGSTETKLAASTTNSVTLTGLTADTAYTFAVYARDAAGNRSARSATVNVTTDEGGNTPAGNCSVTYRATNEWPGGFQGEIVIRNTGATAVSGWTLAFAFADGQKITNMWGGTAAQSGGAVSVRPASYTSTVPAAGSVTVGFTGSKGTTNTAPTAFTLNGASCAIS